One window of the Onychostoma macrolepis isolate SWU-2019 chromosome 21, ASM1243209v1, whole genome shotgun sequence genome contains the following:
- the zgc:100829 gene encoding LOW QUALITY PROTEIN: SH2 domain-containing protein 4A (The sequence of the model RefSeq protein was modified relative to this genomic sequence to represent the inferred CDS: inserted 1 base in 1 codon), giving the protein MLQQILNDMYIDPDVLDALNDEQKKTLFLKMREEQVRRWKEREEKLEREPLKPKPKTGNSKSVSWLLGRDGDVQVIVIGEMDELKSSKIIYSGFGERKTASVLNNSHNQPSTLKSNLINQTSAEPVRSGRENLPPKAHSGVQLNFKDNSDKELRTLAPPQMPVNEENXSAPLENESKEEAESGHSEDDSALLSSICYRAHSRSCLLTPSALSRPGYTDTEDRTTNQLPDTSRLHPQDTPKPQINRGDFRVVAASKRAFSVDVGSEVVEESCLGRGRVAQLMKTFSVSSESPPSQTPPRGNKPPIPEKPTHLRLRPSPSLR; this is encoded by the exons ATGCTGCAGCAGATCTTGAATGACATGTACATCGACCCGGATGTGCTGGACGCTCTGAACGACGAGCAGAAGAAGACGCTCTTCCTGAAGATGCGCGAGGAGCAGGTGCGACGCTGGAAGGAGCGAGAGGAGAAGCTGGAGAGGGAACCGCTCAAACCCAAACCAAAGACAG GTAATAGCAAGAGTGTCAGTTGGCTTCTGGGACGAGATGGAGACGTGCAGGTCATTGTCATTGGAGAGATGGATGAGCTCAAATCCTCCAAGATCATCTATTCAGGGTTTGGAGAGAGAAAAACGGCCAGCGTCCTTAACAATTCACA CAACCAACCCAGCACTTTGAAGAGCAACTTGATAAACCAAACCTCAGCAGAACCTGTACGATCAGGGCGAGAAAACCTTCCTCCTAAAGCACATTCAGGAGTTCAGCTCAACTTTAAG gACAACAGTGACAAAGAGTTAAGGACTCTGGCGCCTCCACAG ATGCCTGTAAATGAAGAAA CATCAGCACCTTTAGAAAAT GAGTCCAAAGAGGAGGCTGAGTCAGGACACTCAGAGGATGACTCAGCACTCTTGTCCTCAATTTGCTATCGGGCCCACTCGAGATCTTGCCTCCTGACACCCTCGGCTCTCAGCAGACCTGGCTATACAGACACGGAGGACAGGACGACCAATCAGCTGCCCGACACCTCCAGACTCCATCCCCAAGACACTCCCAAACCACAGATCAACAGAG GTGATTTCCGAGTGGTCGCTGCCTCTAAACGGGCGTTTTCTGTGGATGTGGGGTCTGAGGTAGTTGAGGAAAGCTGTTTGGGACGGGGACGGGTTGCTCAGCTCATGAAAACCTTCAGTGTGTCCAGTGAGTCTCCGCCCTCCCAAACGCCACCTCGTGGCAACAAACCTCCAATCCCAGAAAAGCCTACCCACTTGAGGCTCCGCCCCTCACCCTCTCTCAGGTAA